The following are from one region of the Streptomyces decoyicus genome:
- a CDS encoding alpha/beta fold hydrolase has product MSRGVSRPVLRRSLAVLAGSALAAPLVLTAPATAAADPYTVTALKVTVRAGERQCTLDTDVYRPAGADAAHPAPAVLTTNGFGGNKADGPTDALAKALAARGYVALAYSGLGFGKTGCPISLDDPGTDGRAASGLVDLLAGTRTADNGTRIDYVTKDGTGDPRVGMIGGSYGGAVQLATASRDHRLDALVPLITWNDLSYSLDPNNAGRTRGVTGPLPGAYKWQWTNGFFLIGEAQGLLHPNLDPSRTGGAGCLHFVAQACDTKRLLDSGKYPAGRTDAVLRYARSVSPVSYLASVKAPTLLVQGEDDSLFNLNEAAATYRALAAQGTPARMIWQAWGHSGGMKKPAKGELDLAQGNLETSYVGRRILAWFDRYLHHRTATGTGPAFAYYRDWVTDGSAYATSRVFPAGGSRRLYLSGDGKLVARRGEVARGSREYRNLRTATSHSESSLAGLLGLPDAAPYDARGTYLDWTSKPVAGGPVDVVGAPRVTLKVSSPRAEQVQNSSDAADKLVLFAKLYDVAPDGRKTLVHRLVAPARVPDVTRRFTVELPGIVHRYEPGHRLRFVIAASDDAYAGNRGVKPVTVSSTPGETGVLELPVTQGVLR; this is encoded by the coding sequence CCTCGTCCTGACCGCCCCCGCGACCGCCGCCGCCGACCCCTACACCGTCACCGCGTTGAAGGTCACGGTCCGGGCCGGTGAACGCCAGTGCACCCTCGACACGGACGTCTACCGCCCGGCCGGCGCCGACGCCGCCCACCCCGCGCCCGCCGTGCTGACCACCAACGGCTTCGGCGGCAACAAGGCGGACGGCCCGACCGACGCCCTCGCCAAGGCTCTCGCCGCCCGCGGCTATGTGGCACTGGCCTACTCCGGACTCGGGTTCGGCAAGACCGGCTGCCCGATCTCCCTCGACGACCCCGGGACCGACGGCCGGGCGGCGAGCGGGCTGGTCGACCTGCTGGCGGGTACCCGTACGGCCGACAACGGGACGCGTATCGACTACGTGACCAAGGACGGGACCGGCGATCCGCGGGTCGGCATGATCGGCGGGTCCTACGGCGGTGCGGTCCAGCTGGCCACCGCCTCCCGCGACCACCGTCTCGACGCGCTGGTGCCGCTCATCACCTGGAACGACCTCTCCTACTCCCTCGACCCCAACAACGCGGGGCGTACGCGGGGCGTCACCGGGCCGCTGCCCGGTGCGTACAAGTGGCAGTGGACGAACGGGTTCTTTCTGATCGGTGAGGCGCAGGGGCTGCTGCATCCGAACCTCGACCCGTCGCGGACCGGCGGCGCCGGCTGTCTGCACTTCGTCGCGCAGGCCTGCGACACCAAGCGGCTGCTGGATTCCGGCAAGTACCCGGCCGGCCGGACCGACGCCGTGCTCCGCTACGCGCGCAGCGTCTCCCCGGTCTCGTACCTGGCGTCGGTCAAGGCGCCGACCCTGCTCGTCCAGGGCGAGGACGACAGCCTGTTCAACCTCAACGAGGCCGCCGCCACCTACCGGGCCCTGGCCGCACAGGGCACCCCGGCCAGGATGATCTGGCAGGCCTGGGGCCACAGCGGCGGGATGAAGAAGCCTGCGAAGGGCGAACTCGACCTGGCACAGGGCAATCTGGAGACCAGCTATGTCGGGCGGCGGATCCTTGCGTGGTTCGACCGGTATCTGCACCACCGGACGGCGACCGGCACCGGCCCGGCCTTCGCGTACTACCGGGACTGGGTGACCGACGGGTCCGCCTATGCCACCTCCCGCGTCTTCCCGGCGGGCGGCAGCCGGCGGCTGTACCTCTCCGGCGACGGCAAACTCGTCGCCCGTCGCGGCGAGGTGGCGCGCGGCAGCCGGGAGTACCGCAATCTGCGGACGGCCACCAGCCACTCGGAGAGTTCGCTGGCCGGGCTGCTCGGCCTGCCGGACGCGGCGCCGTACGACGCCAGGGGCACCTACCTGGACTGGACATCGAAGCCGGTGGCGGGCGGGCCGGTGGACGTGGTCGGTGCGCCCAGGGTGACGCTGAAGGTTTCCTCGCCGCGGGCCGAGCAGGTGCAGAACTCCTCGGACGCGGCCGACAAGCTGGTGCTCTTCGCCAAGCTCTACGACGTCGCGCCGGACGGCAGGAAGACGCTGGTGCACCGGTTGGTGGCCCCGGCCCGGGTGCCCGATGTGACCCGGAGGTTCACCGTGGAACTGCCGGGCATCGTGCACCGTTACGAGCCGGGGCACCGACTGCGCTTCGTCATCGCCGCGAGCGACGATGCCTATGCGGGCAATCGAGGGGTGAAGCCGGTGACGGTCTCCAGTACGCCCGGGGAGACCGGGGTACTCGAACTTCCCGTCACACAAGGGGTGTTGCGGTAG
- a CDS encoding ferredoxin, with protein sequence MRITIDTDICIGAGQCALTAPGVFTQDDDGFSALLPGREDGAGDPLVREAARACPVQAITVTDD encoded by the coding sequence ATGCGGATCACGATCGACACCGACATCTGTATCGGCGCCGGCCAGTGCGCCCTGACCGCGCCGGGAGTGTTCACCCAGGACGACGACGGCTTCAGCGCCCTGCTGCCCGGCCGTGAGGACGGCGCGGGCGACCCGCTGGTGCGGGAGGCCGCCCGCGCCTGCCCCGTACAGGCCATCACGGTCACGGACGACTGA